One genomic window of Cystobacter fuscus DSM 2262 includes the following:
- a CDS encoding CTP synthase C-terminal region-related (seleno)protein, with protein MSHPVVRIGLVGDRSPAVHAHAVIPVALELAGQALGMSAEVTWLGTRQLDGASGDTLTPFSGVWCVPGSPYESMDGALAAIRLAREQGIPFLGTCGGFQHALIEFARHVLGLKDADHAESNPDAAMPLVGALSCSLVGVKGKVTLSAGSHAARAFGRTESTEAYHCNYGLNAHYRHVLDGSALRVTGVDEEGAARVVELAGHPFFLATLFQPERSASTGQPHPLIQAFLAAASARPARMQSVKSVG; from the coding sequence GTGAGCCACCCCGTCGTCCGTATCGGTCTCGTAGGAGACCGGAGTCCCGCCGTGCACGCGCATGCCGTCATCCCCGTGGCCCTGGAACTCGCGGGCCAGGCGCTGGGCATGTCCGCTGAGGTGACGTGGTTGGGCACGCGCCAGTTGGACGGCGCGAGCGGTGACACGCTCACCCCGTTCTCCGGAGTCTGGTGCGTGCCCGGCAGTCCGTACGAGAGCATGGACGGCGCGCTCGCGGCGATTCGCCTGGCGCGCGAGCAGGGCATCCCCTTCCTCGGCACCTGCGGAGGCTTCCAGCACGCGCTCATCGAGTTCGCGCGCCACGTGCTCGGCCTGAAGGACGCGGACCATGCCGAGTCCAACCCGGACGCGGCCATGCCCCTGGTCGGTGCCCTCTCCTGCTCGCTGGTAGGCGTGAAGGGCAAGGTCACCCTGAGCGCGGGCTCGCACGCGGCCAGGGCTTTCGGGCGCACCGAGTCCACCGAGGCCTACCACTGCAACTACGGACTCAACGCGCACTACCGGCACGTGCTCGACGGCTCCGCGCTGCGCGTCACCGGAGTGGACGAAGAGGGCGCCGCGCGCGTGGTGGAGCTCGCGGGGCATCCCTTCTTCCTGGCCACGCTGTTCCAGCCCGAGCGCAGCGCGAGCACCGGCCAGCCCCACCCGCTCATCCAGGCGTTCCTCGCGGCGGCCTCCGCCAGGCCAGCGCGGATGCAGTCCGTGAAGAGCGTCGGCTGA
- a CDS encoding winged helix-turn-helix transcriptional regulator, whose translation MPPKVEYRLSEWGQTLCPGLDAILAWAERRPGKS comes from the coding sequence GTGCCGCCGAAGGTGGAGTATCGTCTCAGCGAATGGGGCCAGACGCTTTGTCCCGGGCTAGACGCCATTCTCGCATGGGCGGAACGCCGACCCGGGAAATCCTGA
- a CDS encoding aldo/keto reductase, which yields MQKRKLGELEVSAMGLGCMGMSFFYGSPPDSTEMTQLLRAAVDRGVTFFDTAEVYGPFLNEELLGSALAPVRNQVVIATKFGIKHGEHGPSPLSGVDSRPEQIRRVTEASLRRLGTDCIDLLYQHRVDPNVPIEDVAGTVKDLITEGKVKHFGLSEAGATTIRRAHAVQRVTALQSEYSLWMREHELEIIPTLQELGIGFVPFSPLGKGFLTGKMDFTTSLADNDLRRLLPRFAPEAMRANQALVDLLQHIATAKQATPAQIALAWVLAQKPWFVPIPGTTKLHRLEENLGAIDLELTSRDLQSIEEAAAHIQIQGARVPESLQSQFGR from the coding sequence ATGCAAAAGCGCAAACTTGGAGAACTCGAAGTCTCTGCCATGGGCTTGGGCTGCATGGGTATGAGCTTCTTTTATGGCTCGCCGCCCGACTCGACAGAGATGACACAGTTGCTGCGCGCTGCAGTCGATCGTGGCGTGACTTTCTTTGACACTGCCGAAGTCTACGGCCCATTCCTCAATGAGGAGTTACTCGGTTCGGCGCTAGCGCCTGTACGCAACCAAGTTGTGATCGCAACGAAGTTTGGTATCAAGCACGGCGAGCACGGGCCAAGCCCGCTCTCGGGCGTCGACAGCCGGCCCGAACAGATCCGTCGAGTGACCGAAGCGTCGCTCAGGCGTCTTGGAACCGATTGCATCGACCTGCTTTACCAGCACCGTGTCGATCCGAACGTGCCTATCGAAGATGTAGCCGGGACAGTCAAAGACCTGATTACAGAGGGCAAGGTCAAGCACTTCGGTTTGTCAGAGGCCGGTGCGACGACCATTCGCCGCGCCCACGCCGTGCAACGTGTGACTGCGTTGCAGAGCGAATACTCGCTGTGGATGCGAGAGCACGAACTGGAAATCATTCCAACGCTTCAGGAGCTGGGTATCGGGTTTGTACCCTTCAGCCCGCTCGGCAAGGGTTTTCTTACTGGCAAAATGGACTTCACCACATCGTTGGCCGACAACGATCTACGCCGTCTGCTGCCCCGCTTTGCGCCCGAAGCCATGCGAGCCAACCAAGCGCTAGTCGACTTGCTCCAGCACATTGCTACCGCCAAACAGGCGACCCCGGCGCAGATCGCGCTTGCTTGGGTGCTGGCGCAGAAGCCGTGGTTTGTGCCGATCCCCGGCACCACCAAGCTGCATCGACTGGAAGAAAATCTGGGCGCTATCGACCTTGAGCTGACGTCTCGAGACCTGCAGAGCATCGAGGAAGCAGCCGCGCACATCCAGATCCAAGGAGCGCGCGTCCCAGAGAGCCTGCAGTCCCAATTCGGCCGATAG